AAATATAAGAGGCTATTGGGGCTGTACAGGAGAAAAAAAGAAGCACGAAAGGAATCTTAGAAAAAATCTTAGAAAATAAGTGAGGCTTCTGATGTTTATCTGGGAAAATAACTCTCATAGAGACTTTCCTTGCAACTACGAAAGCCTCTATAGTATAAGATCTTATATTTTATTAAAACTTTTTAATTTACTCTAAACTAACCAGCAGGTCTAGTTAAATTAGCCTTAATAGTTAATTGTTCTAGCATTTCTAGTAGTGCACAAGCAGCTTGGATAACTTGTAAGGACTCACTAAAGGAGGAGTTAACTACTTTTTGGTTTGCTTGTGCTCTTTGCTGAGCGGAAGATAATTCTTGTTGTATAAAAGATCTTTGTGCACCAATTTGTTGGTTGGAGTCTTGGTAAGCTTGAACTTGAACGCTGTTTTCGTACTCTACCTTCTCGTCTCCCTTCTTTTTTTTCTTGCCCTTCTCTTTTAATGAAGGAACGCTCAACAGAGGAAGGTTTATCAGTTCCTTCGTTTTCGCTTGTTGTACTACCGTATTTTCTTGAAGTACAGACATAACAGATTTGGCAAAGTCAGTCGTAGCTATCGATAATTGAAGAAGAGTAGTTATGCAGAAGTTTATTGCAGAATTTTTATTGATAATGATTTGATCAGATATGACTTTTGTCGAGGGAACGATAACAGTCGCCACAGGAGAAGTGGGTAAGTTCGCGGTTTTCCCGGAGCCAAAAAGAGACATAATGTTTCCTCGCTCTAAATATTTGCAATCAAGCTGACTACTTGGGAGAAGGTTTGTATCAAAGCCTGACCCACCTGCAAAGATTGTTGAATTATGTTATTATTGGTGTTTAGGTTGCTGGATATAACCTGGGAGGCGTTCCCTAAGCCTGAAATTTGGTTTTGTATAGCTTGTCTAGAAGCGCCTATGGCCTGGTTTTTAGATTGAATATCTTGTAAATATCCTGGAGAGTTGTTGTCTATTTTGTCCTTGGGGACTGCCGTGTATTGATACAAAGCTTCTTGGTTGTTGAGGTAGATCTGAGCAGAGGAATTTGCTTGAAGTTCCTTAGCAACGATGGTTAAGTTGTCTTGAGCAACCAATACGGATTGGTACACGTAGTAAACCGTTACGATAAGGGGGTTGGAGTCTTTAGAGAATCTTTCTATAATAGAATCAGCTGTGGCAGAGCTTACTCTTCCAGAAGAAGTTGTCATTGAATTAATAGTACTAGATTGTGTTGAATCCATTTTCTGCAAATTCCTTTGGGTTTAATTTATTTGTCCAAGATGTACTATTATCCTGGGGGTTTGTTAAGCTGGTTGACTACGGATCCTATGGAATTTGTCGTTTTTAGGAATGAGGAGTCTTGGGAAGCTAGCTGTTGAATGATGTTAATATTTGTTGAAGCATGGGACAGAATTATTTGACCGTTTTGTCGGCAAGTAACCAGTTGGTCTTGGATGTTGGATCTTTGTGCTGAGTAGTTTTGGTTTTGGTTTTGGACGGAGGATATCTCAGCTTCTGATGCTCCTGAATTAACTACGGCGAATTTAATTTGATTAGTTTCTTGGTTTAATTGTTGTTGGATATTAGTATTGTCGTTTAACTGAGTGGATTGAGTTAAAACAGTTTGCTGTCTAATGGTAATAGCTTCTAGTAATAACTCGTAGATGTTAAATAAGATGATTCCAATTTTTGGTGTATTCAGCGGTTCCAATGGAGGAAGTTTGGATTCCTGTATTGGTCCTGTTGGTGTAGTTCCTGCGGATACTGACATGTTTTTATCTCAAAAAAAAGTAATTTTTGTTGATTTAATTTTATCAGTTGACATTTCTGTTTTTAATTAATTTTTTTGCTTTGTTTGAAAGTGATTATTTTTTAGTTATTAGTGTTTTTATTTTATTTTGATTTCAAAGGTGTTTTTTTCGTCAAAAACTTTGGGAGTTGGCGAGATTAAATTGCTGTTTCTAAAAAAAAGTAAGCTTGTTATCCGTAAGTTTGATAGCCTACTGAACTTTGTGTGAATTGTTGGGTTCCTGTGGGCTTTAGGGGAGGTTTTCCATTTAACTGATGGATAGGGAGAGAATTTTGACTCAGAGCAGTTGTGAAGGGTGGTTATCTATGACTAAAGAAGACGTAAGTGCTTATATATTGATTACTTGTGGAAACTCCTCTTTAGATGGAAAAATTCATGTTGAAATGACTTATGAGGGAGACCCCAGCTTAGTGAGTTATCTTTTGAAAACCGCCAAGGAATCTATGGATCAGTCCATTGAAGAATCTTTTGAACAAGAAACACTGTGAGTTGTTTAAGAGAATGAGATTACCTGGTTTAAGATTTTCTCGATTTTGTTCTAAGAAGTCGTTGAGCTTATATCTTTTTGAGAAGCTACAACCCTTTCGGAGGGATTGGATTTTCTTTGTTTCTCTGGTTCTCACTTTAATTAGTTCTTTTTGTGCCTCTTTCTGCAAGTGTGCTCTTCTTTCTTCGTTGCTGGCGTATTCTGTTTTGGCATTTTTTTTGATACTCTTTTTTGATGTCTGGGGTTTTGTCTTTTCTTTTGTTAATCTTTCGTTTTTAATGTGTTTTGTAAGGTGGTCAGAACCTTTATTAACCTTTGAGTTTGTTTGGGATATGGGGATGGCTGGTACGTTTTCTTTAAGCTGGTTTGTGTTCTTTATGGGGGTAAAGAGCGCAAAGGAGCAGTCGGGAAAAAAACAGGAAAGTATTAAAAGTTTGATGAATGAGTTAGCTTTTGTAAAAAAGTCTTATGAAGAGGAAAAGGCCAAACTTTTGAAAGAGAATGCCGGATTGTCATTGCAGATGCATGAGACTGCTCAGATTTTTGATGTAACTCGGAAAAATTTAGAGGATTTACAAAAGAAGTATTCGTATCTGGAAGTTGATTTCAAAATATTGTCTGAGCAAAAAGAGAGTTGGCTAGGGGATTATGCGGTCTTGCACCGAGAGTATGTTCAAGTTTCAGATCAGCTTGGAATGTTGAATGTTTCTTCAGCGAGTGAAGAAAAAGTTGGCATACAGGAAAAAGATCCTAAGAATCAGAAAATTGTTAGTGTTTTAGAAGAGCAACTTCTTCTTAAGGACTCTGTAATCTCCGAATTGTCTCAAAAACAAGAGGATTGGAACCAGAAAAAATTGGATTTGGAGAAAAGTAACCAACAATTAACAATAGACATAGATGGGTTAAAGAAGTTGTTGGATGGCAGAGAATTAGAGATTAAAGAATTGCAAGATAAACTAAATTCTCTGAAACAGCAGTTACTACCAAGTTCAAGAATAAAAGTTTCTGGGGAGAGGTCTTCTGTGGATGAAGGCAAGGTCGATTACAAAGCTCTTTACCTGCAGCTAAGGCTCCAGTTCACAGAAAAAGACAAGGCCTTATCCTCGGTTAGGAAGGAATTTTTTCTCTTGAAAGAGAAGCTCTTAAAGAGAGAGAAGGTTGATGAGTTAACTTTGGGTGAAGAAAATTTCGAGGAGCTTGGCATCGTAGAGCAACTGACCTCGAAAGTCTCTGCGCTTGAACTGGAAGTTACTCATTTAGAAGAGTTAATATCTCGCATCCTTCTTCAGTAATTAAGAGGGTGTGTTCCCATTGCGCGCTGGGCTTTCCGTCAACTGTTCTGGCTTCCCAGTGGTTTTTCGAGTCTAACACCCCTTCTTTACGTCCCACATTGATCATCGGTTCTATCGTGAAAGTCATCCCTGGCGCTAGGGGGGTATTACATTTGTTACGATGGTGAGGGATATAAGGCTCTTCATGAAATTGTATGCCTACCCCATGACCAACAAATTGATCTACGACAGAAAAACCATATTCAGCAGCAACGTCTTCTATGGTATCTCCGATAGCATAAATAGGGAGGTCGGGTCTTAAAATGTTTATAGCTTTTTCTAACCCTTCTAGGGAGGCTTTGCAGACAAGCTGTTTTTCTTCAGAAACAGGTTCTATTAGCACCATTCGACTGCAATCACCGTAGAAGCCATCGACAATACAGGAGACATCTATGTTAAGTATGTCACCTTTCTTCAATGGAGTATCGTTAGGAATTCCATGGCAAATAACCTCGTTTAGGGACGTACAAATTGTTGCCGGGAAAGGCGGAGTGCCATAATGCAGGGGAGCCGGTATTGCAGAGAATTTACTATGTAATTTTCTAGATAAAGCATCCAATTCCTTGGTAGTGATCCCTTCTTTTGCTGCAGAACAAAGCTCGTTCAAAATATGAGCTGTAACTTGACAAGCGTTTCGAATTTTCCTTATTTCGACATCGCTTTTTATCAAAATTCCGTATTTGGATCGATACCAAGAGATGATGTCCTTAGGTTTTTCTTGCATGCCTTTGATGGGATAGTGACAGTGTTTCCACTTCTTTTTGCTACCACACCAGCAGAGGTCATTCCTACTGATCACTTTACCCACCATCAAGTTACATAAAAGCCTATGTTAAAAGCTATGCTAAGGCCCTTCAGCACTAAATTGCCTGCTATAACTAAAAGGATTACTCCGAATAGTCGCTCAAGAGCGATCAAACCATTGCTACCCATAATGCGGTTGAAGACTGTTGAGTAAAGAAAGATTGCTAGAGAAGCAGCCCAAGCTAAGCAAATAGCGCAAAAAATAAGTTCAATGCTGTAAATTTTTTCTTCTACACAGCTTAGCGTAGCAGAAATTACCGCAGGACCCGTTAATACGGGAAAAGCCAAAGGAAAAAAGACTGGATCCTGGTTGGAATTATGGGTTGTTGATTCAGTGTGCTGTTTAATTGGAGAAAAGGCCATTTCCAGCCCGAGAATAAAGAGCATTGATCCCCCAACTACTTGGAAGGAGTACAAAGATACGTTAAAAAGATGAAAAATCTTCCTTCCAAAAGTGATGAAAACTACTAATGTGGCTAACGCGAATAAACATTCCCTTATGATGATCTTTCGACGTCTCTCTGGAGAGAAATCTTTTAGTAGCGTGACGAACACCGGAAAAGATCCCAACGCATCAAAAAGCATGAAAAAAAGAAGGCTTAATTGAAATAAAGCTAATAACATTTTAACGTGATAGCAGCGCTAACTGCAACCCCCTTATAAGAATTTGGACTCCAATTATAGATACAAACAAACCTGTAATTGCTCTAGAGGCTTGTAAGATTTTGTTTTTCCTTGTTAAGGAAAACACAGCCAAACTGCCTAGAAAGATAAGGATCCAAGATAATCCCAAAACAGAGTAGCTTTTTAGCGGCTGGAGCTTGCTCGTGATTAAAACGAAACAACCAGCCAGCCATGTAGGGCCAATGATTAAGGGAATTGCTACGGGGAAAAGCAAAGAGCGATTTTGAGGGATAGCGGGGGTTTCACCCGATCTGTTGAAGGAAGCCCTTATCCCGTTCAAGGCTATCAAAGCTCCTGCCGAGGCTAAGATAGCGCAGTCAGGAGTTTTTAGTGCGGAAAGAGCACCTTTCCCAGTAAAAAAAAGAACAATAGTTATAGGCAAAGAAATTAGTAAATCTTTAGATAAAAGCAGTAGGGATCTTTTTAGCGAATAAGATTGAAATAGAGCCTGTAAATAAGCCATATTTAAAAACCCATCGGTCACCAAGCAAAGCACCAGAGAGAAAGATAAAAGCTGAACAGTCATTGTTACAAATTTTTCAAAAACTAATTGGAAGAGCTATTATTTTCCAATACTATAAAGAATAGCAAGGTTTATATAAGTTTTGGTATGTTTAATCAAGAAATTGTTGATGTGATAAAACCTTATTCGGAACTTTTTTCCACTATTCTTCTTTTTGGTCCCCCAGGTGTTGGAAAAGATTTGTTAGGAAATTTTTTATCTCAATCAGGTAGTCAATGTTATGTATCTATGGGGGATGTTTTTCGCTGTTATTCTCCAGAATCTCCTATACGCAGGATGTTTCATCACTATGCCAAGACTGGGGCATTGATCCCAGACGAATACGTAATAAATGTGTGGCAGTATTACGTTCAAGGATTGATAGCCACAGGGAAATTTTTACCAGAGAAGCAAGATTTATTACTTTCCGGAATGCCCAGGACTTTGAGGCAGTGTGAGCTTTTAGGGACTTTTATAAGAGTTCGTCATGTGATTGTCTTGGAAGCTTTTGATGAAGTTGAGCTACTAACCAGGACCCAAAGATTGGCACATACTAGGGGATTAGTAGGAGAAGTAGGGATAGATGTTTTGAAGCGAAGGTTAGAGTCATATTACAGAGACATTGAGGAGCTTATAGCTTTTTACCCCAAACACAAGGTTTCTCGAATTCAAGCAGAACAAAAGCCTTTTGAAGTTTTGAAAGATGTTTTATCTAGGCTTTCCCATGTTCTTTCAAATCCTTGTGCGATGTGATCTTTGGAGAAACAAGCTTTTCTAAATGCCTCGTTGCGGCTTCGGCCAGCTCTGGATAATGGTGGATAATAGTTTTAGTAAGTTCTATTTGCAGTCCTTCGGTCAAGGGGTTTTGATTTTCTGCTAGAAGGTTTAACGTTTCTTCCCATTGTTGTCTTTCATCTTCCAGCGTTTCAGTTGCTTTCGAAGTAGCCTTTGCATATATGGAGAAAGCCATATCTGGATTCTCTTTAGAAAAGCAGATGCTTTGGTGGAGTGCTTTTTGGAATAGACTTATAAACTGTTCTGAAGATGCAAGAGTATTGGCTTTGGCACAGACCAATAGCTGAGGGCCAGAAGGGAGTCCATAATCTTCTGGGAGGAAATGGATAATGGGAATTCCGAGAGCTTTTAGTTTAATGCCTTCGATGTTGTAAAATCCTCCATATATACAATCAACTTGTTTCGAGATAATGGGAGAAAGAAGGTCTGAGCTTACATTTTTGATATCCCCCGGATAAATACCTGCTGTATTCAAAGTTTTCAAAAAAGAAGACAAATTTTGAGGGTTACTTAAGCAAAATCCCAAGGTTTTTCCGTTGATATCATGGATGGAAGAGATACCACAGTCCTTCCTACATATCAACCCTCCAAGACTTTTATCTACTAGTCTACCCACATGTACGATGGGCATGCCTTTTAGTTGGGCTCGAATTAATCCAAGTGCATGATAAAGAGTAAGATCTGTCTTCTCAAACATCAGATGGGGAATCACGGAGCTATTATCAGAGCTTTTAATAATATGGAGGGTAATCCCTCGTTCAGAAAAAAACCCTTTTTCTATCCCTACATAGAGGGGAATATGATTTGGGTTCGGTGTCCAATCGAGCAATAAGGAAATCTCGTAAGTATTCCTCAATTTGTTAAGAGATGCTTGTCTAGGATAATAGGAAAGAACTCCTACTAAAAAACACACCAAGGAAGAAAGGATACAGAGGGAACTTCTAGCTCTACGTTTTTTGATTTTTAACAGATTTCTTTGCTTTATATTTTGGAGAGTGAAGATTGTCTTCTCAAAGCAAAGGACCAAATTGTATAGAGAAATTGTTAATATAGAAAGTACCAAAAGGCCAGCAAAAGTGAGTTCTGTTTCATAGTTTCTGCGACTTTCTAAGATGAGGATTCCCAGTCCCGAGTTGCCACCGACCCACTCTCCTGCTATAGCTCCAAAACCTGCTGAACCTATGGCAACCTTTAATCCAGAGAAAATGTTAGGTATAGAGTGAGGAAGTAATAATTTTGTAAATGTTTGAACTTTCGTTGCATTCTGTAATTTAAAATACTCTAGTAACTCTCTAGGAGCTGAAGAAAATCCTTGATATAAGGTTAGTGTCAAAGGGAAAAATATTGTCAGGATCGTAGGAATAAGCACGGCACTCGTTCCCCACCCAAACCACAACACTATTATGGGGGAAAGAGTGAACATGGGGATACATTGTAGTAAAACAAAAATGGGTTGTAGGAAAGTTTTCGACGTTTTATAGGAGAGCATGATAGTAGCTAAGAGGAAAGAAAGGATCCCAGCGAGGAAAAATCCTCCTATAATTTCCCTTAAAGTGATTATAGACTCTTTAAACAAGATTTCTCGAGAGTAGAAGCATCGTAAAATGATAGAAGTAGGGGGGGGGCACACAAGCCTTGCTACAGGTGAGTAAAAGGCCCAAAGCTCCCAACCAATGATGAGGCAAGCAATAAGAAAAATAGGCAATAAGAAACTTTTTTTCATAAAAGCAATTCAGCCTAGGAAAAAAATTACCAGGAAGAAAGAAACATGCGGCAAGAGTTCGACAGTTTAGGAACCGTGGAAGTTCCAGAGAACGTGTATTATGGCGCACAAACACAAAGATCTCTACAATTTTTTTCTTGGGGTGAAGAAAAGATGCCCGAACCTGTTATTAGGGCGCTGGTTTTGATAAAAAAATGTGCAGCTAAGGCCAACGCTGATCTGGGTCTCCTGGAGAAGAAAACTTCTGAAAGGATAGTTGCTGCTTCTGAAGAAATTTTAACAGGAAACTTTTTTGAACACTTTCCTTTAAGAGTATGGCAAACAGGAAGTGGTACACAATCAAACATGAATGTTAATGAAGTAATAGCAAATTTAGCTATTAAGCGTTCTGGAGGGATTGTGGGTTCCAAAGATCCAGTTCACCCTAACGATCATGTGAATTGTTCTCAGTCGTCCAATGATGTCTTCCCTACCGCCATGCATATAGCGGCAGTTCGAGAATTAAAATATCAACTGATTCCCTCGCTGGAGCGTATTATTTCCGTCATAACCGAAAAGTCTAAAGAGTTTCATAAACATGTTAAAATAGGTAGAACACACCTCATGGATGCTGTCCCTATGACTTTGGGGCAGGAGTTTTCGGGTTATTTAGATCAATTGAAAAAGAATGTTGAAAGAATAGGGTTTTCCTTCACACACTTGCACGAACTTGCCATAGGAGCGACTGCGGTTGGCACTGGGTTAAACGTTCCTCCTGGGTTTGTGGAGAAGTTTCTTGAATATCTAAGACAGGAAACCGGAGAGCCTTTTTGTGCAGCTTCTAATACATTTTCTGCTTTATCTTGCCATGATTCGCTAGTTTTTGCTCAGTCTTGTCTATCCTCTCTAGCTTGCTCATTGACTAAAATTGCTACGGATTTGAGTTTCTTAGGATCAGGACCTCGATGTGGTTTGGGGGAATTATTTTTCCCTGAAAATGAACCAGGGTCTTCCATCATGCCAGGAAAAATCAATCCTACTCAATGTGAAGCTATCTTAATGGTCTGCACTCAAATTTTTGGTTACACGCAATCTGTAGTTTATGGAGGGAGTAGAGGTAACTTTGAGTTGAATGTGATGAAGCCTGTTATTATTTACAATTTCCTAAGATCTGTATCCTTACTCTCAGGAGCGATGCGATCTTTCGCTGATAACTTTATTTTAGGCCTTCGTGTGAACGAAATGAAGATTAAAGAATACACGGAGAGATCTCTGATGATTGTAACAGCGTTATCTCCCGTAATAGGTTATGACAAATGCTCAAAGATAGCGCTCAAGGCCCTTCATGAAAATCTGACTCTTAGAGAAGCCGCAACATCCCTAGGATTTATTTCGGAAGAAGAATTTGATAAGCATGTTAACCCAGCCAACATGGTAGGCGACCATTAATAAGTTGCTTTAACACTTTCAGCTAGTCGCGGATAGCAGTTTTATTTTCCAATTTTGTGAGTGCGTTAGCAAACAAAAGGGCCCCCTTGAGACTGGAGAAAATATGATCTTCACCTATTAACTCATCTAAGTGGTAACGCTTTAAATCGCTGAGAGGTGTTCGTTTAACTCCTGCCAGAAGCAGTAGAGTGCCTTGTCGGTCACATTCTAAATAAAATTCTTCTAGAGCATGCATGGCCGAAACATCTATTGTTGGTACTCTTGTCATACACAATATGAAGATCTTGGGGGGAGAAGCTACCTCGTTCAGGAGATTTTTTAATCTATCAGCTATCCCAAAGAAGAAGGGACC
This sequence is a window from Chlamydiifrater volucris. Protein-coding genes within it:
- a CDS encoding DUF720 domain-containing protein, coding for MSLFGSGKTANLPTSPVATVIVPSTKVISDQIIINKNSAINFCITTLLQLSIATTDFAKSVMSVLQENTVVQQAKTKELINLPLLSVPSLKEKGKKKKKGDEKVEYENSVQVQAYQDSNQQIGAQRSFIQQELSSAQQRAQANQKVVNSSFSESLQVIQAACALLEMLEQLTIKANLTRPAG
- a CDS encoding DUF720 domain-containing protein: MDSTQSSTINSMTTSSGRVSSATADSIIERFSKDSNPLIVTVYYVYQSVLVAQDNLTIVAKELQANSSAQIYLNNQEALYQYTAVPKDKIDNNSPGYLQDIQSKNQAIGASRQAIQNQISGLGNASQVISSNLNTNNNIIQQSLQVGQALIQTFSQVVSLIANI
- a CDS encoding DUF720 domain-containing protein, producing the protein MSVSAGTTPTGPIQESKLPPLEPLNTPKIGIILFNIYELLLEAITIRQQTVLTQSTQLNDNTNIQQQLNQETNQIKFAVVNSGASEAEISSVQNQNQNYSAQRSNIQDQLVTCRQNGQIILSHASTNINIIQQLASQDSSFLKTTNSIGSVVNQLNKPPG
- a CDS encoding methionyl aminopeptidase → MSRNDLCWCGSKKKWKHCHYPIKGMQEKPKDIISWYRSKYGILIKSDVEIRKIRNACQVTAHILNELCSAAKEGITTKELDALSRKLHSKFSAIPAPLHYGTPPFPATICTSLNEVICHGIPNDTPLKKGDILNIDVSCIVDGFYGDCSRMVLIEPVSEEKQLVCKASLEGLEKAINILRPDLPIYAIGDTIEDVAAEYGFSVVDQFVGHGVGIQFHEEPYIPHHRNKCNTPLAPGMTFTIEPMINVGRKEGVLDSKNHWEARTVDGKPSAQWEHTLLITEEGCEILTLLNE
- a CDS encoding MarC family protein, with the translated sequence MLLALFQLSLLFFMLFDALGSFPVFVTLLKDFSPERRRKIIIRECLFALATLVVFITFGRKIFHLFNVSLYSFQVVGGSMLFILGLEMAFSPIKQHTESTTHNSNQDPVFFPLAFPVLTGPAVISATLSCVEEKIYSIELIFCAICLAWAASLAIFLYSTVFNRIMGSNGLIALERLFGVILLVIAGNLVLKGLSIAFNIGFYVT
- a CDS encoding MarC family protein, whose product is MTVQLLSFSLVLCLVTDGFLNMAYLQALFQSYSLKRSLLLLSKDLLISLPITIVLFFTGKGALSALKTPDCAILASAGALIALNGIRASFNRSGETPAIPQNRSLLFPVAIPLIIGPTWLAGCFVLITSKLQPLKSYSVLGLSWILIFLGSLAVFSLTRKNKILQASRAITGLFVSIIGVQILIRGLQLALLSR
- a CDS encoding nucleoside monophosphate kinase, with amino-acid sequence MFNQEIVDVIKPYSELFSTILLFGPPGVGKDLLGNFLSQSGSQCYVSMGDVFRCYSPESPIRRMFHHYAKTGALIPDEYVINVWQYYVQGLIATGKFLPEKQDLLLSGMPRTLRQCELLGTFIRVRHVIVLEAFDEVELLTRTQRLAHTRGLVGEVGIDVLKRRLESYYRDIEELIAFYPKHKVSRIQAEQKPFEVLKDVLSRLSHVLSNPCAM
- a CDS encoding ABC transporter substrate-binding protein translates to MKKSFLLPIFLIACLIIGWELWAFYSPVARLVCPPPTSIILRCFYSREILFKESIITLREIIGGFFLAGILSFLLATIMLSYKTSKTFLQPIFVLLQCIPMFTLSPIIVLWFGWGTSAVLIPTILTIFFPLTLTLYQGFSSAPRELLEYFKLQNATKVQTFTKLLLPHSIPNIFSGLKVAIGSAGFGAIAGEWVGGNSGLGILILESRRNYETELTFAGLLVLSILTISLYNLVLCFEKTIFTLQNIKQRNLLKIKKRRARSSLCILSSLVCFLVGVLSYYPRQASLNKLRNTYEISLLLDWTPNPNHIPLYVGIEKGFFSERGITLHIIKSSDNSSVIPHLMFEKTDLTLYHALGLIRAQLKGMPIVHVGRLVDKSLGGLICRKDCGISSIHDINGKTLGFCLSNPQNLSSFLKTLNTAGIYPGDIKNVSSDLLSPIISKQVDCIYGGFYNIEGIKLKALGIPIIHFLPEDYGLPSGPQLLVCAKANTLASSEQFISLFQKALHQSICFSKENPDMAFSIYAKATSKATETLEDERQQWEETLNLLAENQNPLTEGLQIELTKTIIHHYPELAEAATRHLEKLVSPKITSHKDLKEHGKA
- the fumC gene encoding class II fumarate hydratase, with protein sequence MRQEFDSLGTVEVPENVYYGAQTQRSLQFFSWGEEKMPEPVIRALVLIKKCAAKANADLGLLEKKTSERIVAASEEILTGNFFEHFPLRVWQTGSGTQSNMNVNEVIANLAIKRSGGIVGSKDPVHPNDHVNCSQSSNDVFPTAMHIAAVRELKYQLIPSLERIISVITEKSKEFHKHVKIGRTHLMDAVPMTLGQEFSGYLDQLKKNVERIGFSFTHLHELAIGATAVGTGLNVPPGFVEKFLEYLRQETGEPFCAASNTFSALSCHDSLVFAQSCLSSLACSLTKIATDLSFLGSGPRCGLGELFFPENEPGSSIMPGKINPTQCEAILMVCTQIFGYTQSVVYGGSRGNFELNVMKPVIIYNFLRSVSLLSGAMRSFADNFILGLRVNEMKIKEYTERSLMIVTALSPVIGYDKCSKIALKALHENLTLREAATSLGFISEEEFDKHVNPANMVGDH